DNA sequence from the Tissierella sp. MB52-C2 genome:
GGGAGTCTTGTGGATTCATTATTAGAACAAATTAAAGAAGATGTGCGAAAATATGCAGAGATAATATCTAATACAATAAAAGTAGACGTGGAAATTGTAGATGAAAATATGAAAAGAGTTGCTGGAACAGGTATATTAAAAGATCAAATAGGCGTACTAAATGAGGGTTCGGTATATAAGAAGGTAATAGAAACAGGAAAACCTCAAATAATAGAAAACCCTCGAGAAAATGAAATATGTATAGATTGTGTTCAAAAAGATACTTGTATAGAAAAGCTGGAAATCTCAACTCCACTTATCTATGAAGATAATATAATAGGAGTAATTGGCTTAGTATGTTCCACTGATGACCAGAGAGCGCGTATTTTAGAGGACTTAGATACTCAGATGAAATTTTTATATCAGATAGGTGATTTTATATCTTCTAAGGTATACCAGCATAACGAATCTCTAATGCAGACAGAAAGAACGATAGTTTTAGATAAAGTTCTAAATAATGTAGATAAGGGTGTAATTGTATTAGATGACCAAAATAGAATAACTATGTTAAATAATAGTGCCATGAGAGAATTAGGATTTTCTCCAAAGGATTTAGGAAAACAAATTAGTATAATGGATAAATATGAATACATAATGGGTGGAGAGCTGCATGAGTTAAAAATAGATAAAGAAAGCTTTTTCTTAGTAGGTAATATTATACCTATCCACTCCATATCAAAGGAATATGCAAAGGTATTCATATTCAACAATATGGAAAAAATCAGCTCAGATATTAATAAAATAACTACTAGTGAGAAAAGAATAGATTTAAACTCTATAATTGGGGAATCTCCAGCTATGAAAATTCTTAAGGAGAAGATAAAAAGGATAGCACCTTCCCAATCCACAGTGCTAATAAGCGGAGAAAGTGGAACTGGAAAAGAATTAGTGGCAAGAGCTATTCACTATCTAAGTGATAGGAGACATAAACCTTTTGTGGCTGTAAATTGCAGTGCTATGCCTGAAGCTCTAATGGAATCGGAGCTATTTGGATATGTGAAGGGAGCCTTTACTGGTGCAAACCCTAATGGTAAAATAGGAAAGTTTGAATTGGCCAATGGAGGTGTAATACTTTTAGATGAAATAGGAGATATGCCTTTATATATGCAGGTCAAGCTTCTGAGGGTACTTCAAGAAAGAACAGTCACTAGAATAGGATCAAATCAAACTATTGATTTAGATATACGAGTTATTGCAGCTACTAATCTTAATTTGGAGGAAAGAATTAAGGAGAATAAATTTAGGGAAGATTTATTTTATAGATTAAATGTTATTCCTATAGAAGTACCACCTTTGAGAGAAAGAGAAGGAGATGTAGAATTAATATTAGATAAACTGGTAGATAAATATAATATTTTATTTGATAAGTATATCCATGATATAGATGAAGGATGTAAAGAGATATTGCTAAACTATTCTTGGCCTGGGAATGTAAGAGAACTTCAAAATACAATTGAATATATGGTAAATATAGCCAGTGGCATTGGAACTCTAACTAAGGAATTGCTGCCAGAGAATATTTTAAATAATGAATCCTTACTCCATGTAAACGAAGAAAATATAAAAACACTTAAGGAAATAGAGAAGGATTATATAGAAAAAGCATTGAAAATATATGGAGAAACTACAGAAGGAAAGAAGCTGGTAGCAAAAAAACTAGGTATAGGAATAGCAACTCTTTATAGAAAGTTAGACTCATAATTATCAATATGATAATTATGGAAGAAATCTTTGTGAAATATGTAATTAAACATGGATACAGCAATTATCATAATGATAATTCTAATTATCATTATGATAATTAGAAGGATTGTAGAGTGATTCTTCTAAAGAAGGGGAAAAGAAGTTACCAAGTTATAACCGTTGATAATACTTGGTTTTACAGGAGATAGGCTAATTTGAAATAAATTGTTATAAATAAATTTTAAATAAAAAAGCTACTGATTGTATTCAGCAGCTTTTTTGTTTAAAATATTTTCTTTTTAAAAGATATTAAAACCTCATGTTATAGCTACCTTAGATTAAAAGCAAACTTTCAATTTGATACAAAAAGTAAATATGGCATAGGATTTGCAAATATATAGGGCGACAATATAATAATTTTGAAAGGAGCAACAGAATGATAGATGCTATATTAATCAAAGAAGAAGTAGAGGTAGTGGATCACTTTATAAAGTGGAAGGAAAATCAATTACCTAAAACAGATATAGAATGTTGTATTGAAATTTTAAAAGAAGAGGAAATAAAAAAAGCTAGGACTTTTCATGAAAGTTTTGAACAATATTCAAAAACACCTTTACAAAATTTACAAGAATTAGCAAAAGAAATAGGGGTTGGCGGAGTTTATTTAAAGGATGAGTCATATAGATTTGGCTTAAATGCCTTTAAGGTTCTTGGTGGATCCTTTGCAATTGCTAAACATATGGCTGAAAAACTAGGAAAAGACATATCAGAACTAGGATATGAGACATTAATATCAGATGAAACAAGGAAACAACTGGGAGATATGTTGTTCGTAACAGCAACTGATGGTAACCACGGTAGGGGAATAGCATGGACTGCTAATCAGTTGAAACAAAAATCAGTAGTGTATATGCCAAAAGGATCAGCAGAAACAAGAGTGGAAAATATTAGAAAAGAAGGTGCTACAGTAAGTGTAGAAGATATGAACTACGATGATGCTGTAAGGCTGGCGGCAAAATATGCTGAAGAAAATAATGGTTTAGTAGTTCAAGATACAGCATGGGATGGATATGAAGATATACCGACTTGGATTATGCAAGGATATGGAACTATGGCATTGGAAGCTGTAGAGCAGCTAAAAGAATTAGGAATAGATAGGCCAACTCATATATTTTTACAGGCAGGTGTAGGTTCACTGGCGGCAGGAGTGCAAGGAGTCTTTGCTAATGTTTATAGTGGTAATTGCCCTACTACTACCATAGTAGAATCAAATTTGGCAGATTGTCTATATAGATCAGCAGTAGCTGGAGATGGAGAAGCTAGGGCAGTTGGGGGCGATATGCAGACAATAATGGCAGGATTAGCTTGTGGAGAAGCTAATACCATAGGCTGGGAAATATTAAAAAATCATAGCAGTATGTTTGTATCCTGTCCTGATTGGGTGGCAGCCAATGGTATGAGAGTCTTAGGAAATCCGTTAAAAAACGATCCTCATGTAATATCAGGAGAATCAGGAGCAGTAACTGCTGGATTATTAGTGGAAATCATGAAAAATGATGAATATAAAGAGTTAAGAGAAAAATTAAATCTTAATAAAGATTCTAAAGTTTTATTATTTAGTACAGAAGGAGATACAGATCCAGATAAATATAGAAGCATTGTGTGGAATGGAGAATGTA
Encoded proteins:
- a CDS encoding sigma 54-interacting transcriptional regulator, which codes for MDSLLEQIKEDVRKYAEIISNTIKVDVEIVDENMKRVAGTGILKDQIGVLNEGSVYKKVIETGKPQIIENPRENEICIDCVQKDTCIEKLEISTPLIYEDNIIGVIGLVCSTDDQRARILEDLDTQMKFLYQIGDFISSKVYQHNESLMQTERTIVLDKVLNNVDKGVIVLDDQNRITMLNNSAMRELGFSPKDLGKQISIMDKYEYIMGGELHELKIDKESFFLVGNIIPIHSISKEYAKVFIFNNMEKISSDINKITTSEKRIDLNSIIGESPAMKILKEKIKRIAPSQSTVLISGESGTGKELVARAIHYLSDRRHKPFVAVNCSAMPEALMESELFGYVKGAFTGANPNGKIGKFELANGGVILLDEIGDMPLYMQVKLLRVLQERTVTRIGSNQTIDLDIRVIAATNLNLEERIKENKFREDLFYRLNVIPIEVPPLREREGDVELILDKLVDKYNILFDKYIHDIDEGCKEILLNYSWPGNVRELQNTIEYMVNIASGIGTLTKELLPENILNNESLLHVNEENIKTLKEIEKDYIEKALKIYGETTEGKKLVAKKLGIGIATLYRKLDS
- the dpaL gene encoding diaminopropionate ammonia-lyase translates to MDHFIKWKENQLPKTDIECCIEILKEEEIKKARTFHESFEQYSKTPLQNLQELAKEIGVGGVYLKDESYRFGLNAFKVLGGSFAIAKHMAEKLGKDISELGYETLISDETRKQLGDMLFVTATDGNHGRGIAWTANQLKQKSVVYMPKGSAETRVENIRKEGATVSVEDMNYDDAVRLAAKYAEENNGLVVQDTAWDGYEDIPTWIMQGYGTMALEAVEQLKELGIDRPTHIFLQAGVGSLAAGVQGVFANVYSGNCPTTTIVESNLADCLYRSAVAGDGEARAVGGDMQTIMAGLACGEANTIGWEILKNHSSMFVSCPDWVAANGMRVLGNPLKNDPHVISGESGAVTAGLLVEIMKNDEYKELREKLNLNKDSKVLLFSTEGDTDPDKYRSIVWNGECTK